A stretch of Thermococcus bergensis DNA encodes these proteins:
- a CDS encoding site-2 protease family protein produces the protein MAKGIYECVSCGYREVRESNAAIIENSCPKCGSDMVLVGFEIEPVEEAEESLIEPLVEKLSEFYSLGEMQVKGDVIAFEVLEIKETNFERVLKELEKLGYWAALKKREGKVVLFVFPAQPAKEENPFIGIGLFIATLLSTLFAGYWLSTSYIAFLEQYNLPGIRNVYLNAIAFSVSVLAILGTHEMGHKIAATLHGVKSTFPYFIPFPNILGTLGAVIRVKSPIPTRNAAIDLGASGPIAGFVVAIPVLLIGLKLSPMLPISAVAEEGGIAFGQSLIMLILEKYLFRIPEDYVIYLHPVAIAGWVGILVTFLNLIPAAQLDGGHIARAFLGEKLHSILTFGLGLAMIGMSVFWAGWLLWGFVILLMGRIGNPGALDEVSPISPKRIALALIVLLIFILSATPVPISVVG, from the coding sequence ATGGCAAAGGGTATTTACGAGTGCGTGAGCTGTGGTTATAGGGAGGTCAGGGAGTCTAATGCAGCCATCATTGAGAATTCTTGCCCCAAATGTGGTTCCGACATGGTTCTTGTTGGCTTTGAGATTGAGCCCGTTGAGGAGGCTGAGGAGTCGCTTATAGAGCCGCTTGTGGAAAAACTCAGCGAGTTTTATTCTCTGGGTGAGATGCAGGTTAAAGGAGACGTCATAGCTTTTGAGGTTCTGGAAATAAAGGAAACAAATTTTGAAAGGGTTCTTAAGGAGCTTGAGAAGCTTGGTTACTGGGCGGCGTTGAAAAAGAGGGAAGGAAAGGTAGTTCTCTTTGTCTTTCCGGCACAGCCTGCGAAAGAGGAAAACCCCTTCATAGGGATCGGGCTATTCATTGCAACCCTTTTGAGCACGCTCTTTGCTGGATACTGGCTTTCGACCTCGTATATAGCCTTCCTTGAGCAGTATAACCTCCCGGGAATAAGGAACGTATACCTCAATGCTATAGCCTTTTCAGTAAGCGTCCTTGCCATCCTTGGCACCCACGAGATGGGGCATAAAATAGCCGCTACCCTTCACGGCGTGAAGTCCACTTTTCCCTACTTTATCCCATTTCCGAACATTCTGGGAACCCTTGGGGCTGTTATAAGGGTTAAGTCCCCCATACCCACGAGAAATGCTGCCATCGACCTTGGCGCGAGCGGGCCGATAGCGGGTTTTGTCGTTGCAATCCCAGTCCTCCTCATAGGATTAAAACTCTCCCCCATGTTGCCGATTTCTGCCGTAGCTGAAGAGGGGGGAATAGCATTTGGTCAGAGCCTTATAATGCTCATTCTCGAAAAATATCTCTTTAGAATCCCCGAAGATTACGTTATCTACCTCCACCCGGTGGCGATAGCGGGGTGGGTCGGAATCCTCGTGACCTTCCTGAACCTAATCCCAGCTGCCCAGCTTGACGGCGGGCATATAGCGAGGGCTTTCCTTGGAGAAAAGCTCCACTCGATTTTGACCTTTGGCCTGGGGTTGGCTATGATTGGCATGAGCGTCTTCTGGGCTGGATGGCTTCTCTGGGGCTTTGTCATACTCCTGATGGGGAGGATAGGAAACCCCGGTGCGCTGGACGAAGTAAGCCCCATTTCACCGAAGAGAATAGCTCTGGCTCTGATTGTGTTGCTCATATTCATTCTCTCGGCGACTCCAGTTCCGATAAGCGTTGTCGGGTGA
- a CDS encoding type II toxin-antitoxin system VapC family toxin — protein sequence MKVVLDTNVFHNWKFLLWLRSSPYSPVISSVSYTEYLYHLSKKRGSIEEGKSAIEALLNSIGIEVSEFDKECALKTVKAVWGRWDFRKNARDYMICSLALKLNAPLVTYNKKDFEWYEKVHTPEEFMKLAEKNRKIA from the coding sequence ATGAAGGTCGTCCTTGATACAAACGTTTTTCATAACTGGAAGTTTCTGCTCTGGTTAAGGAGCTCCCCTTATTCTCCTGTAATAAGTTCAGTAAGCTACACAGAGTATCTCTATCACCTATCAAAAAAGCGAGGGAGCATTGAGGAAGGCAAAAGTGCAATCGAGGCATTGTTGAACAGCATAGGAATTGAAGTTTCGGAGTTTGACAAAGAGTGTGCTCTGAAAACTGTGAAAGCAGTCTGGGGACGGTGGGACTTTAGAAAGAACGCGAGGGATTATATGATATGTTCACTGGCGCTAAAGCTCAACGCTCCATTAGTAACCTACAATAAAAAAGACTTTGAGTGGTATGAAAAAGTCCATACACCCGAAGAATTTATGAAGCTAGCTGAGAAGAACAGAAAAATCGCTTAA